Proteins from a genomic interval of Maylandia zebra isolate NMK-2024a linkage group LG15, Mzebra_GT3a, whole genome shotgun sequence:
- the LOC101464844 gene encoding cytochrome P450 2K1-like isoform X2 has protein sequence MNLFAASTETTSTTLRWGLLLMAKYPKIQDEVQELRRVIGDRQMQVADRKNLPFTDAVIHETQRLSSIAPTALPHKTTRDITFQGHFIEKGTTVFPLLTSVLHDPSEWERPHSFYPAHFLDKEKKFVKRDAFIPFSAGRRICLGESLARMELFLFFTTLLQRFRFTPAPGVSEDELDLTPAVGITLSPSPHKLCAVSRM, from the exons ATGAATCTGTTTGCTGCCAGCACTGAGACAACATCAACTACACTGAGATGGGGACTTCTGCTAATGGCCAAATATCCAAAGATACAGG ATGAGGTTCAGGAGCTGAGGAGGGTCATAGGAGACCGACAGATGCAGGTTGCTGACAGGAAAAACCTTCCCTTCACTGACGCCGTCATCCATGAGACACAGAGACTGAGCAGCATCGCCCCCACTGCACTTCCTCACAAAACCACCCGAGACATCACTTTTCAGGGTCACTTTATCGAGAAG GGAACCACAGTGTTTCCTCTCTTGACATCTGTCCTGCATGATCCAAGTGAGTGGGAGAGGCCTCACAGCTTTTATCCTGCTCATTTCTTggacaaagagaaaaagtttGTCAAGCGAGATGCCTTCATTCCATTTTCTGCAG GTCGCAGGATTTGCCTCGGAGAGAGTCTGGCCAGGATGgagctcttcctcttcttcaccACCCTCCTGCAGCGTTTTCGTTTCACTCCTGCACCTGGAGTTTCAGAGGATGAATTGGATCTCACTCCAGCTGTGGGCATTACTCTCAGCCCTTCACCTCacaaactgtgtgctgtttccAGAATGTGA
- the LOC101464844 gene encoding cytochrome P450 2K1-like isoform X1 codes for MESGITNSHFHDDNLLITVMNLFAASTETTSTTLRWGLLLMAKYPKIQDEVQELRRVIGDRQMQVADRKNLPFTDAVIHETQRLSSIAPTALPHKTTRDITFQGHFIEKGTTVFPLLTSVLHDPSEWERPHSFYPAHFLDKEKKFVKRDAFIPFSAGRRICLGESLARMELFLFFTTLLQRFRFTPAPGVSEDELDLTPAVGITLSPSPHKLCAVSRM; via the exons ATG GAATCTGGGATTACCAACAGTCACTTCCATGATGATAATCTTCTGATAACAGTCATGAATCTGTTTGCTGCCAGCACTGAGACAACATCAACTACACTGAGATGGGGACTTCTGCTAATGGCCAAATATCCAAAGATACAGG ATGAGGTTCAGGAGCTGAGGAGGGTCATAGGAGACCGACAGATGCAGGTTGCTGACAGGAAAAACCTTCCCTTCACTGACGCCGTCATCCATGAGACACAGAGACTGAGCAGCATCGCCCCCACTGCACTTCCTCACAAAACCACCCGAGACATCACTTTTCAGGGTCACTTTATCGAGAAG GGAACCACAGTGTTTCCTCTCTTGACATCTGTCCTGCATGATCCAAGTGAGTGGGAGAGGCCTCACAGCTTTTATCCTGCTCATTTCTTggacaaagagaaaaagtttGTCAAGCGAGATGCCTTCATTCCATTTTCTGCAG GTCGCAGGATTTGCCTCGGAGAGAGTCTGGCCAGGATGgagctcttcctcttcttcaccACCCTCCTGCAGCGTTTTCGTTTCACTCCTGCACCTGGAGTTTCAGAGGATGAATTGGATCTCACTCCAGCTGTGGGCATTACTCTCAGCCCTTCACCTCacaaactgtgtgctgtttccAGAATGTGA